One stretch of Chitinophaga pendula DNA includes these proteins:
- a CDS encoding SusC/RagA family TonB-linked outer membrane protein — translation MKYNRNSCKYRRMALRVCCMAATVLLLSWVQVTDGLKSKVNIGFQQSGVISILHYLEKNAQIRFSYNRDDLERTAKLTIDKKVRTVEELLKEISAATGLEFKIMQDMIWVKPVPTPAPSPKTATATPDITGTVKAASGELLPGVSVKVKGTSNGILTDVNGRFILKNVPDNAVLEISYIGFETTELPLKGRSELSITLSPSVKQLEQVVVVGYGTQRKGNVTSAISSVKGETVQNMATNNPIDALQGRVAGLTVTNAGGQPGAAADVRIRGVGTFGSHKPLYVIDGTPGDPYYLNNNDIASMEVLKDGAAAAIYGSTSANGVILITTKKGKKGPPLIEFNSYYSFVNPTRKYNLLDADGYKKVHKMMYENVGRTPPAFVTKQTGVNTNWQDEILQQGTAENYNINLRGGGDFINYALSGDITNEKGTYVGSGFKKKTVRSRNEYKKDFLTIEANITYSETRAEAHKFNPREAYFQSPLLPVFDPAEKYRYALQVDNLPKYQNPLAADHYLQGYTNTQYFNANVRLSAQLYRGLKFVSNLNFINANEFTYTFRPVVRINPNDGQTPYANLYNQRSNYRERLMENLLYYDLLKGKHSLNIMAGYTAQEQTNDWLNVTADGKTIVRTVVDGEIKEQVVPGGFLDPSFVTIDGAKGGTFGAGGSRNKYVRLSTLGRINYAYDDKYMLQFSVRRDGSSKFDMAYRYGIFPSVSAGWNIQREPFMAGIKWLDMLKLRASYGQLGNESALGFYDHQTLMYVDNTWLGGYVQGSGGTPWTGIIAQDLVERKLRWETSRSTNAGFDFALLNNRLSGAFNFFNNVTDGLLITKEVAPSSGLNNPVLNVGKIRNRGWELEVTYSEKKKNWQYSITGVLSSVNNKVLSLANNGQTLYGTGLKFGSDHIANQTRAGKEIGAFYLYEADGIFQSDDAAANYKNKEGQPLQPAAKAGDIRFRDTNGDGVIDENDKSYQGAAFPSLEYGFNLSAACKGFDLALFFQGVAGNKIYNGNRFELEGMDAGRNFLNTTLNAWTPQNTNTDMPRAVLGDPNRNARESTRFLEKGDYLRLKTIQLGYTFSTALLKHIHVQRLRLYVGAQNILTFTKYSGLDPEIGRTAVLNSGLDRMQYPQNKKVMLGAQLSF, via the coding sequence ATGAAATACAACCGCAACTCCTGTAAATACAGGAGAATGGCCCTCCGTGTGTGCTGCATGGCCGCAACCGTATTGCTGCTGTCCTGGGTACAGGTAACGGATGGCCTCAAAAGTAAAGTGAACATAGGATTCCAGCAAAGCGGCGTGATCAGCATCCTCCACTACCTGGAGAAAAATGCCCAGATCAGGTTCTCCTACAATCGCGACGACCTCGAACGTACCGCCAAACTCACCATCGACAAAAAAGTACGTACCGTAGAAGAACTCCTCAAAGAGATCAGCGCCGCCACCGGCCTGGAATTTAAGATCATGCAGGACATGATATGGGTCAAACCTGTACCGACTCCCGCACCCTCACCAAAGACAGCCACCGCCACTCCGGATATAACCGGCACCGTTAAAGCAGCCTCCGGCGAACTATTGCCGGGGGTGAGCGTCAAAGTAAAAGGTACCTCCAATGGCATACTCACCGATGTAAACGGCCGGTTCATACTCAAAAATGTACCCGACAATGCCGTCCTGGAAATATCCTACATCGGCTTCGAAACAACAGAACTGCCCCTGAAGGGCCGCTCAGAACTATCCATCACACTCAGCCCTTCCGTAAAACAACTCGAACAGGTTGTAGTAGTCGGATATGGCACCCAACGTAAAGGCAACGTAACCAGCGCAATCTCCTCCGTAAAAGGAGAAACCGTACAAAATATGGCCACCAACAACCCCATCGATGCATTACAGGGTAGGGTAGCAGGCCTTACCGTAACAAACGCCGGCGGACAACCAGGCGCCGCCGCAGATGTCCGCATCCGAGGCGTCGGCACCTTCGGCAGCCACAAACCCCTCTACGTAATCGATGGCACACCAGGCGACCCCTATTATCTCAATAACAACGATATCGCCTCCATGGAAGTACTCAAAGATGGCGCTGCCGCCGCTATATATGGCTCCACCAGCGCCAACGGCGTCATCCTCATCACCACCAAAAAAGGCAAAAAAGGACCGCCACTCATCGAATTCAACTCCTACTACAGCTTCGTCAATCCCACCCGGAAATATAATCTCCTGGACGCCGATGGCTACAAAAAAGTACATAAAATGATGTACGAAAATGTAGGCAGAACACCGCCCGCATTCGTCACCAAACAAACTGGTGTCAATACCAACTGGCAGGATGAAATACTCCAACAGGGAACAGCAGAAAACTATAATATCAACCTCCGCGGCGGTGGCGACTTTATCAACTACGCCCTCAGCGGCGATATCACCAATGAAAAAGGAACCTACGTAGGCTCCGGCTTCAAAAAGAAAACCGTCCGCTCCCGAAACGAATACAAAAAAGATTTCCTCACCATAGAAGCCAACATCACCTACTCCGAAACAAGAGCAGAAGCACATAAATTCAATCCCAGGGAAGCCTACTTCCAGTCTCCGCTGTTGCCAGTATTTGACCCGGCAGAAAAATATCGCTACGCCCTCCAGGTCGATAACCTGCCCAAATACCAGAACCCACTCGCCGCAGACCACTATCTGCAGGGATACACCAACACACAATATTTTAATGCGAATGTCCGCCTGAGCGCACAACTATACAGAGGCCTCAAATTCGTGAGCAACCTCAACTTCATCAACGCAAACGAATTTACCTATACCTTCCGCCCCGTAGTACGTATCAACCCGAACGACGGACAAACACCCTATGCCAACTTATATAACCAGCGCTCCAACTATCGCGAACGCCTCATGGAAAACCTGCTGTACTACGACTTACTAAAAGGAAAACATTCCCTCAACATCATGGCGGGTTACACCGCACAGGAACAAACCAACGACTGGCTCAACGTAACCGCCGATGGTAAAACCATCGTACGAACCGTCGTAGATGGAGAGATAAAAGAACAGGTAGTACCGGGCGGTTTCCTCGACCCTTCCTTCGTCACCATCGATGGCGCTAAAGGGGGCACCTTCGGCGCCGGTGGCAGCCGCAATAAATATGTAAGACTGTCCACCCTCGGCCGTATCAACTACGCCTACGACGATAAATACATGCTCCAGTTCTCCGTCCGCCGCGATGGCTCCTCCAAATTCGACATGGCCTACCGATACGGCATATTCCCTTCCGTATCCGCAGGATGGAATATCCAACGCGAACCTTTCATGGCAGGCATCAAATGGCTGGATATGCTGAAACTCCGCGCCAGCTACGGCCAGCTGGGCAACGAATCCGCATTGGGATTCTATGACCACCAGACGCTCATGTATGTCGACAACACCTGGCTCGGCGGATACGTGCAGGGATCCGGCGGAACACCCTGGACAGGCATCATCGCACAGGACCTCGTAGAACGTAAACTGCGCTGGGAAACAAGCCGCTCCACCAACGCCGGCTTCGACTTCGCATTACTCAATAACCGCCTCAGCGGTGCCTTCAACTTCTTCAACAACGTAACCGATGGCCTCCTCATCACCAAAGAAGTAGCACCCTCCTCCGGCCTCAACAACCCCGTACTCAACGTCGGTAAGATCCGAAACAGAGGTTGGGAACTCGAAGTCACCTACAGCGAAAAGAAAAAAAATTGGCAATACAGCATAACCGGCGTACTCAGCTCCGTAAATAACAAAGTACTCAGCCTCGCCAACAACGGACAAACATTGTACGGCACCGGCCTCAAATTCGGTTCCGATCACATCGCTAACCAAACCCGCGCAGGCAAAGAAATCGGCGCCTTCTATCTCTATGAAGCCGATGGCATCTTCCAATCCGACGATGCCGCCGCAAACTATAAAAACAAAGAAGGACAACCCCTCCAACCTGCCGCCAAAGCAGGCGATATCCGCTTCCGAGATACCAACGGCGATGGCGTCATCGACGAAAATGATAAGTCCTACCAAGGCGCCGCTTTCCCCTCCCTCGAATATGGATTCAACCTCAGCGCCGCCTGTAAAGGCTTCGACCTCGCCCTATTCTTCCAGGGCGTAGCTGGCAACAAAATATACAATGGCAACCGGTTCGAACTCGAAGGCATGGATGCCGGCCGCAATTTCCTCAATACCACCCTCAACGCCTGGACACCACAAAATACCAACACCGATATGCCAAGAGCCGTACTGGGAGATCCTAACCGCAACGCCAGAGAATCCACACGCTTCCTGGAAAAAGGCGATTACCTGCGCCTGAAAACAATACAGCTGGGATACACCTTCTCCACCGCATTGCTGAAACACATCCACGTACAACGGCTTCGGCTATATGTAGGCGCACAGAACATACTCACCTTCACCAAATACAGCGGCCTCGATCCCGAGATCGGCAGAACTGCCGTACTCAACTCAGGCCTCGACCGCATGCAATACCCACAGAACAAAAAGGTGATGTTAGGCGCCCAGCTATCATTCTAA
- a CDS encoding RNA polymerase sigma factor: protein MTTSEYYNNTGQPEHVNNDQQTPVDELTHGWQEFQRHNERGLYKIYHHLFDNLYHYGISVIQDKTLIKEAINDVFVELWQKRDRLQIPDNIRNYIFICFKRRLYKALKKQPTHTSHIDNPLFPEPTVAPYETVLIQLETDAQLRLRMENILALLTSRQKEFIRLRFYENMSMEEISLKTSASVRTIYNTLHNALSLIRNTISIPIWTLLTLSWYFWEFIRSLW from the coding sequence GTGACAACATCTGAGTACTATAACAACACCGGTCAACCGGAGCATGTGAACAATGACCAACAAACTCCCGTCGATGAACTGACACATGGCTGGCAGGAATTCCAACGCCATAACGAACGGGGCCTCTATAAGATTTACCACCACCTGTTCGACAACCTGTACCATTATGGTATCTCCGTCATACAAGACAAAACACTCATAAAAGAAGCCATCAACGATGTCTTCGTCGAACTATGGCAAAAACGCGATCGCCTGCAAATACCAGATAACATCCGCAACTATATCTTCATCTGCTTTAAAAGACGCTTGTATAAAGCCCTCAAAAAACAACCAACCCATACCAGCCATATCGATAACCCACTCTTCCCCGAACCGACCGTAGCTCCTTACGAAACGGTCCTCATCCAACTCGAAACCGACGCACAACTACGCCTGCGCATGGAAAACATACTGGCATTACTCACCTCCCGCCAGAAAGAATTCATACGCCTGCGCTTCTACGAAAACATGAGCATGGAAGAAATATCCCTCAAAACCTCCGCCTCCGTACGCACCATCTATAACACCTTACACAATGCACTATCTCTCATCCGTAATACCATCTCCATCCCTATATGGACGCTCCTGACACTTTCGTGGTATTTTTGGGAATTTATCCGCTCCCTTTGGTAA
- a CDS encoding RagB/SusD family nutrient uptake outer membrane protein, whose translation MKKTILYICLLGATLGMTSACKKDVLNQNAPDKLDSETYWTSKERALSGLAAAYSQIEGFVYWDNYVEARSVRNFYREDYVQPGDDAYNYSWWMEHYNFNFTAGNYAIDLLWRENYRGIYYSNQVLEKVTAMPPAAIDDAARKQILAEAHFLRAYYHMNLLLNFDRIIIREKVPASETDIPKQLSARKESWDFICNDLKQAEQTLPLRSARPATELGRATKGAAQAFLGKIYLYRAGEEKASAHTHYTDAATWLGKVYASGEYKLTENFMNMFNGLGRNTTESIFELQQTADVNNGASYSSYLNDWMAASEMGGYGEIYGTGRLLKEMQQEGRVATDGNYDHRIYATILFNDPYFNDPATRRAYGYTYHDIFGENATTVAFRKWIPDSLNRLGRDNAINVPLVRLADVMLMLAESYNELGKPGEAMDLVNRVRARAAMPPLQSNDKQIVFRYIMHERVMELTLEGCRFYDLRRWGLLPAKMQEAGRTFSPDKAFYPLPLKETVNNPMAH comes from the coding sequence ATGAAAAAGACAATACTATATATATGCTTGCTCGGAGCGACCCTGGGAATGACCTCCGCCTGCAAAAAAGATGTCCTTAACCAAAACGCTCCCGACAAACTGGATAGCGAAACCTACTGGACCAGTAAAGAAAGAGCACTGTCAGGCCTCGCCGCCGCCTACTCCCAAATAGAAGGTTTCGTATACTGGGACAACTACGTCGAAGCCCGCTCCGTACGCAATTTCTACCGCGAAGATTATGTACAACCCGGCGATGACGCCTACAACTACTCCTGGTGGATGGAACACTATAACTTCAACTTCACCGCAGGCAACTACGCCATCGACCTGCTCTGGAGAGAGAACTACAGAGGTATCTACTACTCCAATCAGGTACTGGAAAAAGTCACCGCCATGCCACCCGCCGCGATCGATGATGCCGCCCGTAAACAGATACTGGCCGAAGCTCATTTCCTCCGCGCCTACTATCACATGAACCTGTTGCTTAACTTCGATCGCATCATCATCCGCGAAAAAGTACCTGCCAGCGAAACAGACATACCCAAACAACTGTCCGCCCGCAAAGAATCCTGGGACTTTATCTGCAACGACCTTAAACAGGCAGAACAAACCTTACCGCTCAGAAGCGCACGCCCGGCAACAGAACTGGGCCGCGCAACAAAAGGCGCCGCCCAGGCATTCCTGGGTAAAATATACCTCTACCGCGCAGGAGAAGAAAAAGCAAGCGCACACACACACTACACCGATGCCGCCACCTGGCTGGGTAAAGTATACGCCTCAGGCGAATATAAACTCACAGAAAACTTTATGAACATGTTCAATGGCCTGGGTAGAAATACAACCGAGTCCATATTCGAACTGCAACAAACCGCCGATGTCAACAACGGCGCCTCCTACTCCTCCTATCTGAACGACTGGATGGCCGCCAGCGAAATGGGTGGATATGGCGAAATATATGGCACCGGAAGACTGCTGAAAGAAATGCAGCAGGAGGGAAGAGTAGCCACCGATGGCAACTATGACCATCGCATTTACGCCACCATATTATTCAACGATCCCTACTTCAACGATCCGGCCACACGAAGAGCATATGGCTATACCTACCATGATATTTTCGGAGAAAACGCCACCACCGTCGCCTTCCGCAAATGGATACCAGATTCCTTAAACCGCCTGGGAAGAGACAATGCCATCAACGTCCCCCTCGTAAGATTAGCCGACGTAATGCTCATGCTGGCAGAGTCCTATAACGAACTGGGCAAACCTGGCGAAGCCATGGACCTCGTCAATCGTGTAAGAGCCCGCGCCGCCATGCCGCCATTACAAAGCAACGACAAACAGATCGTCTTCCGCTACATCATGCACGAAAGGGTCATGGAACTCACCCTCGAAGGCTGCCGGTTCTATGACCTCCGCAGATGGGGCCTGCTACCCGCAAAGATGCAGGAAGCTGGCAGAACATTCAGCCCGGACAAAGCATTCTACCCGCTCCCGCTGAAAGAAACAGTCAACAATCCAATGGCACACTAG
- a CDS encoding glycoside hydrolase family 2 TIM barrel-domain containing protein, producing MISLIHLPLAAVLKTAANAFAAKKYLQLMICIACYCWPMTALAQQPDWENPRHTSQGTLPPRAHFIPFASRETALRQTLPSPWVQSLDGKWKFNIVSNPSLRPTGFQLPSFNDAAWKEINVPANWQTAGFDSYIFTDVEYPFPPNPPKVPAAFNPVGSYRRSFQVPAHWKNKQVWIQLGAVNSFFYIWINGQYLGFSKDSKTPATFNITPFLRKGNNVLALQVFRFNDGSYLEGQDMWKLSGIERSVYLLARPPACVYDFFAQPSLVNNYRDGRLQLQLTLNQQPGSTAAGQQLEVQLLDKNKVLLSRQWLPAKDTVWNMDAVIPNISAWSAEHPNLYTLLITHKDKQGKVLETIAHQLGFRNVEIKNGLFLVNGAPIKLKGVNRHEHDMYNARVITKEEMIRDIRTMKEYNINAVRNSHYPCNEEWYELCDRYGIYVLDEANIECDGMSLHPMKTLSDNPDWEAAYLHRTRRMVQRDKNYTCIVTWSLGNESAFGNNFKTTYNYIKSVDPTRPVQYEGGGDNAWTDIYCPMYKPVNVLKRYVQQQQQKPLILCEYAHMMGNSGGNLLDDWELIYQHPQLQGGFIWDFADQTFKRKDEQGRDIWAYGGDMGTVGATSDTSFCADGLLAADRSPHPQAFEVRKVYQYIRITPVDSSMQQWRIQNHYDFTNLSAYTLRWSLRADGRHITAANMPPIQLRPGTDTVVTIPLPPIHPQPGVEYFLHWQASTNAAAPLLPKGWVAATEQYRLPAYQPIRLQRLNTAMLSTLRVQDTADELRIGNDHFTAAFSKTRGWLHQLVANGTALMASPLMPHFWRAATDNDIGNSMQIRAAVWQHAADSAVLQAITASIQDSFRITISTRHFLPTVKVQYNTSYRILANGDINVSVDFLPADTTMPELPRIGMRMSVLPAYDNVSWLGRGPFDNYADRHFAAEVAVYSAKADALFHPYPRAQESGYRTGIRWVALQAANKSGWIMTSDSLMNTGILHFNQQRLDFDRSRNKHGGSMTNEPLITWNIDYRQSGVGGDNSWGAKAHPQYRIPCRNYHYSFLLRPLPAGANAGTLAKERCE from the coding sequence ATGATCAGTTTAATCCACCTCCCGTTAGCAGCCGTTCTAAAAACGGCTGCTAACGCCTTTGCCGCCAAGAAGTACCTGCAGCTGATGATCTGCATCGCCTGCTACTGCTGGCCAATGACCGCCCTCGCACAACAACCCGATTGGGAAAACCCGCGTCATACCTCCCAGGGAACACTTCCGCCTCGGGCTCATTTCATTCCTTTCGCCTCCCGCGAAACAGCCCTCCGGCAAACACTTCCAAGCCCATGGGTACAATCCCTCGATGGTAAATGGAAGTTTAATATCGTCAGCAACCCGTCCTTACGCCCCACCGGCTTCCAGCTGCCATCCTTCAATGATGCCGCCTGGAAAGAGATAAACGTACCGGCCAACTGGCAGACAGCGGGCTTCGATAGCTACATCTTCACCGATGTCGAATATCCCTTCCCGCCAAATCCACCCAAAGTGCCCGCCGCCTTCAACCCGGTAGGTTCCTACCGCCGCTCCTTTCAGGTACCCGCACATTGGAAGAACAAACAGGTATGGATACAGCTCGGCGCCGTCAACTCCTTCTTCTATATCTGGATCAATGGCCAATACCTGGGATTCAGCAAAGACAGCAAAACACCAGCAACATTCAATATCACACCCTTTCTCCGGAAAGGTAATAACGTACTGGCGTTGCAGGTATTCCGATTCAACGATGGCTCCTACCTCGAAGGACAGGACATGTGGAAACTAAGCGGCATCGAACGTTCTGTATACCTCCTCGCAAGACCGCCCGCCTGCGTGTACGACTTCTTCGCGCAACCTTCCCTCGTCAATAACTATCGCGATGGCCGCCTGCAACTGCAGCTAACATTAAATCAACAACCAGGTAGCACCGCCGCCGGCCAGCAACTAGAAGTACAACTGCTGGATAAAAACAAAGTACTGCTGTCCCGCCAATGGCTGCCAGCAAAGGATACCGTCTGGAACATGGATGCCGTCATCCCCAACATCAGCGCCTGGAGCGCAGAACATCCCAACCTATATACTTTACTCATCACTCATAAAGACAAACAAGGAAAAGTACTGGAAACGATCGCTCACCAACTGGGCTTTCGCAACGTAGAGATCAAAAATGGTCTTTTCCTGGTAAATGGCGCCCCCATCAAGTTAAAGGGCGTCAACAGGCATGAACACGACATGTACAACGCCAGGGTCATCACAAAAGAAGAGATGATCCGCGACATCCGGACCATGAAAGAATATAATATCAATGCCGTCCGGAACAGCCACTATCCTTGCAATGAAGAATGGTACGAACTCTGCGACCGCTATGGCATCTATGTCTTAGATGAAGCCAATATAGAATGTGATGGCATGTCCTTGCATCCCATGAAGACCTTGTCAGATAATCCCGATTGGGAAGCCGCTTACCTCCATCGTACCCGCCGCATGGTACAGCGCGATAAAAATTATACCTGCATCGTCACCTGGTCATTGGGAAATGAAAGCGCTTTCGGCAACAACTTTAAAACAACCTATAACTACATAAAATCAGTCGATCCCACCAGGCCCGTACAATACGAAGGGGGAGGGGATAACGCATGGACAGATATCTACTGCCCCATGTATAAACCGGTCAACGTACTGAAACGATACGTACAGCAACAGCAGCAAAAGCCGCTCATACTTTGTGAATACGCCCATATGATGGGCAACAGCGGTGGCAACTTGCTCGACGATTGGGAACTGATCTATCAGCATCCGCAACTACAGGGTGGCTTCATATGGGACTTCGCCGATCAGACCTTCAAACGTAAAGACGAACAGGGCCGCGATATCTGGGCCTATGGCGGTGATATGGGTACCGTAGGCGCTACCAGCGATACCAGCTTCTGCGCCGATGGCTTGCTCGCCGCCGACCGGTCCCCGCATCCCCAGGCCTTCGAAGTCAGGAAAGTATATCAATACATACGGATCACCCCCGTAGACAGCTCCATGCAGCAATGGCGTATACAGAACCACTACGACTTTACTAACCTGTCCGCCTATACTTTACGCTGGTCCCTCCGGGCCGATGGTAGGCATATCACCGCCGCCAATATGCCGCCCATCCAACTCCGGCCAGGCACAGATACCGTAGTGACAATACCACTGCCTCCCATACATCCGCAACCAGGAGTGGAATATTTCCTGCATTGGCAGGCTTCCACCAACGCTGCCGCACCGCTGTTACCCAAAGGTTGGGTAGCCGCCACAGAACAATATCGTTTGCCTGCCTACCAACCTATTCGTCTGCAACGACTCAACACCGCTATGCTGTCCACATTGCGGGTACAGGATACGGCGGACGAACTTCGCATCGGCAATGATCATTTTACCGCTGCCTTCAGTAAGACCCGGGGCTGGCTGCATCAGCTTGTAGCAAATGGCACCGCTCTTATGGCAAGTCCACTCATGCCACATTTCTGGCGGGCAGCCACCGACAACGATATTGGCAACAGTATGCAGATACGCGCCGCCGTATGGCAACATGCCGCAGATAGTGCCGTATTGCAGGCGATCACCGCTTCCATACAGGATAGCTTCCGCATAACAATAAGTACCCGCCACTTCCTGCCCACCGTAAAAGTGCAATACAATACCTCCTATCGCATACTGGCCAACGGAGATATCAACGTCAGCGTCGACTTCCTCCCGGCAGATACCACCATGCCCGAACTACCGCGTATCGGTATGCGCATGTCCGTGCTCCCGGCATACGACAACGTAAGCTGGCTGGGAAGAGGGCCCTTCGATAATTATGCCGATCGGCACTTCGCAGCAGAGGTAGCTGTCTATTCCGCAAAAGCAGATGCCCTCTTTCATCCCTACCCAAGAGCACAGGAAAGCGGCTATCGCACCGGCATCCGCTGGGTAGCACTGCAAGCCGCCAACAAAAGCGGCTGGATCATGACCAGCGACTCCCTCATGAATACCGGTATACTGCATTTCAACCAACAACGGCTCGACTTCGATCGCTCCCGTAACAAACATGGTGGATCAATGACCAATGAACCGCTCATCACCTGGAACATCGATTACCGGCAATCAGGCGTGGGTGGCGACAACAGCTGGGGCGCCAAAGCACACCCGCAATATCGCATCCCCTGCCGCAACTATCACTACTCATTCCTCCTGAGACCATTACCCGCTGGCGCCAACGCCGGCACACTGGCAAAAGAACGATGCGAATAA
- a CDS encoding FecR family protein: protein MDLQQYKMEDFMLNDSFVRYCLQIDAADIAFWEDFKARHPQQQANINTAREWVLKLGNHLTAQDKQSAFEQLKARIDLPDTSRMPPHHRKPWYAAAAVLTMALIALTWLWQNNRSVKQTQRPRITYKTYKASDTQRRELILPDGSRIVLNANSRLQVPDDFGNNNRHLTLYGEAWCEIAPDETWPFAITAGTTHVQVLGTTFRIRAYDFDSTVTIALLSGKVKVAAGKQQQRELQPGQAVAVKENNIGNVPMDINYEENWQQGKLLFKDASLEDIAHALQNWYGLKVNLPTGPYKTVHFNGTFINKSLQDVTTAITYITGIKIDQKKGQLFISH, encoded by the coding sequence ATGGACCTGCAGCAATATAAAATGGAAGACTTCATGCTCAACGATTCCTTCGTTCGCTACTGCCTGCAGATAGATGCTGCCGACATAGCCTTCTGGGAAGACTTCAAAGCGCGTCATCCACAACAGCAGGCAAACATCAACACAGCCAGAGAATGGGTACTTAAACTGGGTAATCACCTCACCGCCCAAGACAAACAATCCGCCTTCGAACAACTAAAAGCCAGGATCGACCTGCCAGATACCAGCCGCATGCCACCCCACCACCGCAAACCCTGGTATGCCGCCGCAGCAGTGCTCACAATGGCCCTGATCGCCCTTACCTGGCTATGGCAAAACAATAGAAGCGTAAAACAAACACAACGACCACGCATCACCTATAAAACATACAAGGCCTCCGATACACAACGCCGCGAACTCATACTGCCCGATGGATCCCGTATCGTACTCAACGCCAACAGCCGCCTGCAAGTACCAGACGACTTCGGCAACAACAACCGCCATCTTACCTTATATGGCGAAGCCTGGTGCGAAATAGCTCCGGATGAAACATGGCCCTTTGCCATCACCGCCGGCACCACTCATGTACAGGTATTAGGCACCACTTTTCGCATCCGTGCCTACGACTTCGATAGCACCGTCACCATCGCACTGCTGTCCGGCAAAGTAAAAGTAGCCGCCGGCAAACAACAACAACGCGAATTGCAACCAGGACAAGCCGTCGCCGTCAAAGAAAATAATATCGGCAACGTCCCCATGGACATCAACTACGAAGAAAACTGGCAACAGGGCAAACTCCTGTTCAAAGATGCTTCCCTCGAAGACATCGCACATGCCCTCCAGAACTGGTATGGCCTAAAAGTCAACCTGCCAACAGGCCCGTACAAAACAGTACACTTTAACGGCACATTCATCAACAAATCATTGCAGGACGTCACAACTGCTATCACATATATCACCGGTATTAAGATCGATCAAAAAAAGGGACAACTATTTATCAGCCATTAA